A DNA window from Ficedula albicollis isolate OC2 chromosome 1, FicAlb1.5, whole genome shotgun sequence contains the following coding sequences:
- the GPR161 gene encoding G-protein coupled receptor 161 isoform X3, producing the protein MFLSIVLLLAAQHVLAAPGVHTLTMSSNSSLSNGKGLRNLTTEEDGAVRVTESIAIIVIAIFICLGNLVIVVTLYRKSYLLTLSNKFVFSLTLSNFLLSVLVLPFVVTSSIRREWIFGVVWCNFSALLYMLISSASMLTLGLIAIDRYYAVLYPMVYPMKITGNRAVVALVAICHPLIYGLWNKTVRKELLGMCFGDRYYRKSFVQRHRTSRLFSISNRITDLGLSPHLTALMAGGRPLGNSSSTGDTGFSCSQDSGTDTMLLEDYSSDGPHAPHCICPPRRRSSVTFEDEVEQIKEAAKNSVLHVKAEVHKSLDSYAASLARAIEADVKLSLFGEDALPGALFPLWTAAGSSVNTRRGARPHASQRLKLQSIDEGNI; encoded by the exons ATGTTTCTGAGCATTGTTCTGCTTCTAGCTGCTCAGCATGTCTTGGCTGCTCCCGGTGTGCACACTCTGACCATGAGCAGCAATTCCTCCCTCAGCAATGGGAAGGGCCTGAGGAACCTGACCACGGAGGAAGATGGGGCAGTCAGAGTCACCGAGTCCATTGCTATAATTGTCATTGCCATCTTCATCTGTTTGGGCAACCTGGTGATTGTTGTCACTCTGTATCGCAAGTCATACCTTCTCACCTTGAGCAACAAGTTTGTGTTCAGCCTGACCCTCTCCAACTTTCTACTCTCCGTGCTGGTGCTGCCTTTTGTTGTCACCAGCTCCATCAGGCGAGAATGGATCTTCGGGGTTGTTTGGTGCAATTTCTCAGCCCTGCTCTACATGCTGATCAGCTCAGCCAGCATGCTCACTCTGGGACTCATAGCTATAGACCG GTACTATGCTGTGCTGTACCCGATGGTTTATCCGATGAAGATAACGGGCAACAGAGCAGTGGTAGCTCTTGT TGCCATTTGCCATCCACTAATTTATGGGCTGTGGAACAAGACGGTGCGCAAGGAACTCCTGGGAATGTGCTTTGGGGATCGGTATTACCGCAAGTCCTTTGTTCAGCGGCACAGGACATCGAGGCTGTTCAGCATTTCCAACAGGATCACAG ATTTGGGACTATCTCCTCACCTTACTGCCCTCATGGCAGGTGGGAGGCCActaggaaacagcagcagcacaggagacaCGGGTTTCAGCTGCTCACAGGATTCAG GAACAGATACAATGCTTCTGGAAGACTATAGCTCAGATGGCCCTCATGCCCCACACTGCATCTGTCCCCCTCGAAGGAGGAGTTCAGTGACGTTTGAAGATGAAGTGGAACAAATTAAAG aagctgcaaaaaattctgttcttcATGTAAAAGCTGAAGTCCATAAATCTCTGGACAGTTATGCAGCCAGTCTGGCCCGAGCTATAGAAGCTGATGTGAAGCTCAGCCTGTTTGGGGAAGATGCTTTACCAGGAGCCCTGTTCCCCTTGTGgactgcagcaggaagcagcGTGAACACCCGGCGTGGTGCCAGGCCTCATGCCAGCCAAAGACTGAAGCTGCAGAGCATCGATGAAGGGAACATTTGA
- the TIPRL gene encoding TIP41-like protein, translating to MHPVFQSSRRDFTFGPWKLSAARTHIMKSAQAERLADELHMPSVPEMMFGDNVLRIQHDDGFGIEFNATDALKCVNNCQGMIKVACAEEWQESRSETEHSKEVVKPYDWTYTTDYKGTLLGDTATLKVVPTTEHINTEKLKAREQIMFFEEVLLFEDELHDHGVSSLSVKVRVMPSSFFVLLRFFLRVDGVLIRMNDTRLHHEVDKTYMLREYTSRESKISSLKSVPPSLFTEPNEISQYLPIKETICEKLEFPEKLEPKPETSLESTCAKSK from the exons ATGCATCCCGTTTTCCAGAGCAGCCGGCGCGACTTCACCTTCGGGCCGTGGAAGCTGAGCGCCGCCCGGACGCACATCATGAAGTCGGCTCAGGCCGAGAG gttGGCTGATGAATTACACATGCCTTCCGTGCCAGAGATGATGTTTGGAGACAATGTCCTAAGAATTCAGCATGACGATGGTTTTGGAATTGAGTTCAATGCTACagatgctttaaaatgtgtcaATAATTGTCAAGGTATGATCAAAGTCGCTTGTGCAGAGGAGTGGCAAGAGAGCAG GAGTGAGACTGAGCACAGTAAGGAAGTTGTCAAGCCATATGACTGGACTTACACAACAGATTACAAAGGAACTTTGCTGGGAGATACTGCAACATTAAAG gttGTTCCTACAACAGAACacataaatacagagaaattgaAAGCCAGGGAACAAATTATGTTTTTTGAAGAGGTACTGCTGTTTGAAGATGAACTCCATGATCATGGAGTATCAAGTTTGAGTGTGAAAGTA agGGTTATGCCTTCCAGcttttttgtgctgctgaggTTCTTTTTGCGAGTGGATGGGGTACTCATCAGGATGAATGATACAAGGCTTCATCACGAG GTTGACAAGACCTACATGTTACGAGAATACACATccagggaaagcaaaatatcAAGTTTAAAG agCGTTCCACCTTCCCTGTTCACAGAACCTAACGAAATCTCTCAGTATCTACCCATAAAGGAGACAATCTGTGAAAAAttagaattcccagagaagctggagcCTAAACCAGAAACATCACTGGAATCCACATGTGCTAAGTCTAAATAA
- the SFT2D2 gene encoding vesicle transport protein SFT2B, whose translation MDKLKRVLSGRDAEEPSGLPQVIDATSLGWGTRVKGFIACFAIGCLCSILGSCLLWIPKKGLVLFAVFYTLGNIASIGSTMFLMGPMKQLKRMFEPTRLIATIVMLLCLILTLCSAFWWRKAGLALLFCILQFFAMAWYSISFIPYARDAVKKCVSVCLS comes from the exons ATGGACAAGCTGAAGCGGGTGCTGAGCGGCCGCGACGCGGAGGAGCCGAGcgggctccc CCAGGTTATCGATGCGACTTCGTTAGGTTGGGGCACCCGAGTGAAAGGTTTCATTGCGTGTTTTGCCATCGGATGCCTGTGCTCGATCTTG GGTAGTTGTCTGCTATGGATACCAAAGAAAGGGCTGGTACTCTTTGCAGTGTTTTATACCCTGGGGAATATTGCATCTATTGGGAG CACTATGTTTCTTATGGGACCCATGAAACAATTGAAGCGGATGTTTGAGCCTACACGTTTGATTGCTACTATTGTTATGCTA tTGTGCCTCATACTAACACTGTGTTCTGCTTTCTGG TGGCGTAAGGCAGGACTCGCACTGCTTTTCTGCATCTTACAGTTTTTTGCCATGGCATG GTACAGCATTTCCTTCATACCATATGCAAG GGACGCTGTGAAGAAATGTGTTTCAGTCTGTCTGTCCTAA
- the GPR161 gene encoding G-protein coupled receptor 161 isoform X2 encodes MFLSIVLLLAAQHVLAAPGVHTLTMSSNSSLSNGKGLRNLTTEEDGAVRVTESIAIIVIAIFICLGNLVIVVTLYRKSYLLTLSNKFVFSLTLSNFLLSVLVLPFVVTSSIRREWIFGVVWCNFSALLYMLISSASMLTLGLIAIDRYYAVLYPMVYPMKITGNRAVVALVYVWLHSLIGCLPPLFGWSSLEFDQFKWMCVAAWHKEAAYTAFWQIWCALLPFVVMMICYGFIFRVARIKARKIHCGSVVIVEEDSQRNGRKNSSTSTSSSGSRRNAFQGVVYSANQCKAFITILVVIGAFVITWGPYMVVITSEALWGKNSISPALETLATWLSFSSAICHPLIYGLWNKTVRKELLGMCFGDRYYRKSFVQRHRTSRLFSISNRITGTDTMLLEDYSSDGPHAPHCICPPRRRSSVTFEDEVEQIKEAAKNSVLHVKAEVHKSLDSYAASLARAIEADVKLSLFGEDALPGALFPLWTAAGSSVNTRRGARPHASQRLKLQSIDEGNI; translated from the exons ATGTTTCTGAGCATTGTTCTGCTTCTAGCTGCTCAGCATGTCTTGGCTGCTCCCGGTGTGCACACTCTGACCATGAGCAGCAATTCCTCCCTCAGCAATGGGAAGGGCCTGAGGAACCTGACCACGGAGGAAGATGGGGCAGTCAGAGTCACCGAGTCCATTGCTATAATTGTCATTGCCATCTTCATCTGTTTGGGCAACCTGGTGATTGTTGTCACTCTGTATCGCAAGTCATACCTTCTCACCTTGAGCAACAAGTTTGTGTTCAGCCTGACCCTCTCCAACTTTCTACTCTCCGTGCTGGTGCTGCCTTTTGTTGTCACCAGCTCCATCAGGCGAGAATGGATCTTCGGGGTTGTTTGGTGCAATTTCTCAGCCCTGCTCTACATGCTGATCAGCTCAGCCAGCATGCTCACTCTGGGACTCATAGCTATAGACCG GTACTATGCTGTGCTGTACCCGATGGTTTATCCGATGAAGATAACGGGCAACAGAGCAGTGGTAGCTCTTGTGTACGTGTGGCTGCATTCCCTTATTGGCTGCCTCCCTCCCCTTTTTGGCTGGTCCTCTTTGGAGTTTGACCAATTCAAGTGGATGTGTGTGGCAGCCTGGCACAAGGAGGCTGCCTACACGGCCTTTTGGCAGATCTGGTGCGCACTGCTGCCCTTCGTGGTCATGATGATCTGCTATGGATTCATATTCCGTGTGGCCAGGATTAAGGCCCGCAAAATCCACTGTGGGAGTGTTGTCATTGTGGAGGAGGACTCTCAGAGGAATGGGAGGAAGAACTCCAGCACCTCCACGTCCTCCTCTGGCAGCCGAAGGAATGCTTTCCAAGGGGTTGTTTACTCAGCCAACCAGTGCAAAGCTTTTATAACCATCTTGGTTGTCATTGGGGCTTTCGTCATTACATGGGGACCTTACATGGTAGTAATAACATCAGAGGCACTTTGGGGTAAAAACAGTATTTCCCCTGCTTTGGAGACACTGGCTACATGGCTGTCCTTTTCCAGTGCCATTTGCCATCCACTAATTTATGGGCTGTGGAACAAGACGGTGCGCAAGGAACTCCTGGGAATGTGCTTTGGGGATCGGTATTACCGCAAGTCCTTTGTTCAGCGGCACAGGACATCGAGGCTGTTCAGCATTTCCAACAGGATCACAG GAACAGATACAATGCTTCTGGAAGACTATAGCTCAGATGGCCCTCATGCCCCACACTGCATCTGTCCCCCTCGAAGGAGGAGTTCAGTGACGTTTGAAGATGAAGTGGAACAAATTAAAG aagctgcaaaaaattctgttcttcATGTAAAAGCTGAAGTCCATAAATCTCTGGACAGTTATGCAGCCAGTCTGGCCCGAGCTATAGAAGCTGATGTGAAGCTCAGCCTGTTTGGGGAAGATGCTTTACCAGGAGCCCTGTTCCCCTTGTGgactgcagcaggaagcagcGTGAACACCCGGCGTGGTGCCAGGCCTCATGCCAGCCAAAGACTGAAGCTGCAGAGCATCGATGAAGGGAACATTTGA
- the GPR161 gene encoding G-protein coupled receptor 161 isoform X1 yields MFLSIVLLLAAQHVLAAPGVHTLTMSSNSSLSNGKGLRNLTTEEDGAVRVTESIAIIVIAIFICLGNLVIVVTLYRKSYLLTLSNKFVFSLTLSNFLLSVLVLPFVVTSSIRREWIFGVVWCNFSALLYMLISSASMLTLGLIAIDRYYAVLYPMVYPMKITGNRAVVALVYVWLHSLIGCLPPLFGWSSLEFDQFKWMCVAAWHKEAAYTAFWQIWCALLPFVVMMICYGFIFRVARIKARKIHCGSVVIVEEDSQRNGRKNSSTSTSSSGSRRNAFQGVVYSANQCKAFITILVVIGAFVITWGPYMVVITSEALWGKNSISPALETLATWLSFSSAICHPLIYGLWNKTVRKELLGMCFGDRYYRKSFVQRHRTSRLFSISNRITDLGLSPHLTALMAGGRPLGNSSSTGDTGFSCSQDSGTDTMLLEDYSSDGPHAPHCICPPRRRSSVTFEDEVEQIKEAAKNSVLHVKAEVHKSLDSYAASLARAIEADVKLSLFGEDALPGALFPLWTAAGSSVNTRRGARPHASQRLKLQSIDEGNI; encoded by the exons ATGTTTCTGAGCATTGTTCTGCTTCTAGCTGCTCAGCATGTCTTGGCTGCTCCCGGTGTGCACACTCTGACCATGAGCAGCAATTCCTCCCTCAGCAATGGGAAGGGCCTGAGGAACCTGACCACGGAGGAAGATGGGGCAGTCAGAGTCACCGAGTCCATTGCTATAATTGTCATTGCCATCTTCATCTGTTTGGGCAACCTGGTGATTGTTGTCACTCTGTATCGCAAGTCATACCTTCTCACCTTGAGCAACAAGTTTGTGTTCAGCCTGACCCTCTCCAACTTTCTACTCTCCGTGCTGGTGCTGCCTTTTGTTGTCACCAGCTCCATCAGGCGAGAATGGATCTTCGGGGTTGTTTGGTGCAATTTCTCAGCCCTGCTCTACATGCTGATCAGCTCAGCCAGCATGCTCACTCTGGGACTCATAGCTATAGACCG GTACTATGCTGTGCTGTACCCGATGGTTTATCCGATGAAGATAACGGGCAACAGAGCAGTGGTAGCTCTTGTGTACGTGTGGCTGCATTCCCTTATTGGCTGCCTCCCTCCCCTTTTTGGCTGGTCCTCTTTGGAGTTTGACCAATTCAAGTGGATGTGTGTGGCAGCCTGGCACAAGGAGGCTGCCTACACGGCCTTTTGGCAGATCTGGTGCGCACTGCTGCCCTTCGTGGTCATGATGATCTGCTATGGATTCATATTCCGTGTGGCCAGGATTAAGGCCCGCAAAATCCACTGTGGGAGTGTTGTCATTGTGGAGGAGGACTCTCAGAGGAATGGGAGGAAGAACTCCAGCACCTCCACGTCCTCCTCTGGCAGCCGAAGGAATGCTTTCCAAGGGGTTGTTTACTCAGCCAACCAGTGCAAAGCTTTTATAACCATCTTGGTTGTCATTGGGGCTTTCGTCATTACATGGGGACCTTACATGGTAGTAATAACATCAGAGGCACTTTGGGGTAAAAACAGTATTTCCCCTGCTTTGGAGACACTGGCTACATGGCTGTCCTTTTCCAGTGCCATTTGCCATCCACTAATTTATGGGCTGTGGAACAAGACGGTGCGCAAGGAACTCCTGGGAATGTGCTTTGGGGATCGGTATTACCGCAAGTCCTTTGTTCAGCGGCACAGGACATCGAGGCTGTTCAGCATTTCCAACAGGATCACAG ATTTGGGACTATCTCCTCACCTTACTGCCCTCATGGCAGGTGGGAGGCCActaggaaacagcagcagcacaggagacaCGGGTTTCAGCTGCTCACAGGATTCAG GAACAGATACAATGCTTCTGGAAGACTATAGCTCAGATGGCCCTCATGCCCCACACTGCATCTGTCCCCCTCGAAGGAGGAGTTCAGTGACGTTTGAAGATGAAGTGGAACAAATTAAAG aagctgcaaaaaattctgttcttcATGTAAAAGCTGAAGTCCATAAATCTCTGGACAGTTATGCAGCCAGTCTGGCCCGAGCTATAGAAGCTGATGTGAAGCTCAGCCTGTTTGGGGAAGATGCTTTACCAGGAGCCCTGTTCCCCTTGTGgactgcagcaggaagcagcGTGAACACCCGGCGTGGTGCCAGGCCTCATGCCAGCCAAAGACTGAAGCTGCAGAGCATCGATGAAGGGAACATTTGA